Genomic DNA from Amycolatopsis alba DSM 44262:
CGCCGAAGAAGAAGAGGCGAAACTCGCTTCTTCGCAGTCCTGAAACCCCTTCACACCAAGGAGATACCGTGGCTGAGCAAAGCCCGATCGGACCCGTCGACTCTTCGAGGGTGCCCCGGTTCGCCGGTTTCGCGACCTTCGCGAGGCTGCCGCGGCTCGATCAGGTCGAGCGCGCCGACGTCGCCGTCGTCGGGGTGCCGTTCGACGCCGGGGTGTCCTACCGCCCCGGCGCGCGGTTCGGCCCCGCCGCGCTCCGTGAGGCCAGCCGTCTCCTTCGCCCGTATCACCCGGAACTCGACGTTTCGCCGTTCGCCGAAACGCAGGTGGTCGACGCCGGCGACATCGCGCTCAACCCGTTCAACATCGGCGAGGCGATCGAGACCCTGCAGGACGAGGCCGAGGCGCTGACCGCGGGCGGGACGCGGCTGGTGACCGTCGGCGGCGACCACACGATCGCGCTGCCGCTGCTGCGGGCGGCGGCGAAGAAGCACGGACCGGTGGCACTGCTGCATTTCGACGCGCACCTCGACACCTGGGACACCTACTTCGGCGAGCCGTACACGCACGGCACCCCGTTCCGGCGGGCGTCCGAGGAAGGCCTCCTCGACACCGAAGCGCTGTCCCACGTCGGCACGCGCGGCCCGCTGTACGGCAAGCGGGATCTGGAAGAGGACCGCCGCCTCGGATTCGGCATCGTCACCTCCGGCGACGTCATGCGCCGCGGGGTCGCCGAGACCGTCGACGCGCTGCGCCAGCGCATCGGCGGCCGCCCGCTCTACATCTCGGTCGAC
This window encodes:
- the speB gene encoding agmatinase; this encodes MAEQSPIGPVDSSRVPRFAGFATFARLPRLDQVERADVAVVGVPFDAGVSYRPGARFGPAALREASRLLRPYHPELDVSPFAETQVVDAGDIALNPFNIGEAIETLQDEAEALTAGGTRLVTVGGDHTIALPLLRAAAKKHGPVALLHFDAHLDTWDTYFGEPYTHGTPFRRASEEGLLDTEALSHVGTRGPLYGKRDLEEDRRLGFGIVTSGDVMRRGVAETVDALRQRIGGRPLYISVDIDVLDPAHAPGTGTPEAGGMTSRELLEILRGLRDCNLIGADVVELAPAYDHAEITAIAASHVAYDLVSLLSLGKGA